A DNA window from Pseudomonas sp. GD03919 contains the following coding sequences:
- the fusA gene encoding elongation factor G, producing the protein MARTTAINRYRNIGICAHVDAGKTTTTERILFYTGLSHKMGEVHDGAATTDWMVQEQERGITITSAAITTFWEGSRRQYDKYRVNVIDTPGHVDFTIEVERSLRVLDGAVVVFCGTSGVEPQSETVWRQANKYGVPRIVYVNKMDRQGANFLRVVGQIKNRLGHTPVPIQLAIGAEENFEGQVDLIKMKAIYWNDDDKGTTYREEEIPAELVDLANEWRSNMVEAAAEASEELMNKYLEEGDLSVEDIKAGLRARTLASEIVPAVCGSSFKNKGVPLVLDAVIDFLPAPTEIPAIQGIHPDHIEQGDDAPKDERHADDNEPFSALAFKIATDPFVGTLTFIRVYSGVLESGQSVINSVKGKKERVGRMVQMHANQREEIKEVRAGDIAALIGMKDVTTGETLCDPDKPIILERMDFPEPVISVAVEPKTKADQEKMGIALGKLAQEDPSFRVKTDEETGQTIISGMGELHLDILVDRMKREFNVEANIGKPQVSYRETITKDNVEIEGKFVRQSGGRGQFGHCWIRFSAPDVDDKGNITEGLVFTNEVVGGVVPKEYIPAIQKGIEEQMKNGVVAGYPLIGLKATVFDGSYHDVDSNEMAFKIAASMATKQLAQKGGGKVLEPIMKVEVVTPEDYMGDVMGDLNRRRGLIQGMEDSVSGKVIRAEVPLGEMFGYATDVRSMSQGRASYSMEFSKYAEAPSNIVEALVKKQG; encoded by the coding sequence ATGGCTCGTACTACAGCAATTAACCGCTACCGTAACATCGGTATCTGTGCCCACGTTGACGCGGGCAAGACCACCACTACAGAGCGGATCCTGTTCTACACAGGCCTGAGTCACAAGATGGGCGAGGTGCATGATGGCGCCGCGACCACCGACTGGATGGTTCAGGAGCAGGAGCGTGGTATCACCATTACTTCTGCTGCAATCACCACCTTCTGGGAAGGTTCTCGTCGTCAGTACGACAAGTACCGCGTAAACGTCATCGATACCCCCGGCCACGTTGACTTCACCATCGAAGTAGAGCGCTCCCTGCGCGTACTCGACGGCGCTGTCGTTGTGTTCTGTGGTACTTCGGGCGTTGAGCCGCAGTCCGAAACCGTATGGCGTCAGGCCAACAAGTACGGTGTTCCGCGTATCGTCTACGTGAACAAGATGGACCGTCAGGGTGCCAACTTCCTGCGCGTTGTAGGTCAGATCAAGAACCGTCTGGGTCACACCCCGGTTCCAATCCAGCTCGCTATCGGTGCAGAAGAGAACTTCGAAGGTCAGGTCGATCTGATCAAGATGAAGGCCATCTACTGGAACGATGACGACAAGGGCACTACCTACCGTGAGGAAGAAATTCCTGCTGAACTGGTAGACTTGGCCAACGAATGGCGTTCGAACATGGTCGAGGCTGCTGCCGAAGCCAGCGAAGAGCTGATGAACAAGTACCTTGAAGAAGGTGACCTGTCCGTCGAAGACATCAAGGCTGGTCTGCGCGCCCGTACCCTGGCTAGCGAGATCGTTCCGGCTGTCTGTGGCTCCTCGTTCAAAAACAAGGGCGTTCCCCTGGTTCTCGATGCCGTCATCGATTTCCTGCCGGCTCCGACCGAGATCCCTGCCATTCAGGGTATCCATCCGGACCACATCGAGCAGGGCGACGACGCGCCGAAAGACGAGCGTCATGCTGACGACAACGAGCCGTTCTCGGCTCTGGCGTTCAAGATCGCTACCGACCCGTTCGTCGGTACCCTGACCTTCATTCGTGTCTATTCCGGCGTTCTGGAGTCTGGTCAGTCGGTCATCAACTCCGTGAAGGGCAAGAAAGAGCGCGTTGGTCGTATGGTGCAGATGCACGCCAACCAGCGTGAAGAGATCAAAGAAGTACGCGCTGGTGACATCGCTGCTCTGATCGGCATGAAGGACGTCACCACTGGTGAAACCTTGTGCGATCCGGATAAGCCGATCATCCTTGAGCGTATGGACTTCCCGGAGCCGGTAATTTCGGTAGCTGTAGAGCCGAAGACCAAGGCTGACCAGGAGAAGATGGGTATCGCCCTCGGCAAGCTGGCTCAGGAAGACCCGTCTTTCCGCGTCAAGACCGATGAAGAAACCGGCCAGACCATCATCTCCGGTATGGGTGAACTGCATCTGGACATCCTCGTTGACCGCATGAAACGCGAGTTCAACGTCGAAGCCAACATTGGTAAGCCGCAGGTTTCCTACCGCGAAACCATCACCAAGGACAATGTCGAGATCGAAGGCAAGTTCGTTCGTCAGTCCGGTGGTCGCGGTCAGTTCGGTCACTGCTGGATTCGCTTCTCGGCTCCGGACGTGGACGACAAGGGCAACATCACCGAAGGTCTGGTGTTTACCAACGAAGTTGTGGGTGGTGTGGTTCCGAAGGAATACATCCCGGCTATCCAGAAGGGTATCGAAGAGCAGATGAAGAACGGCGTTGTTGCCGGCTATCCGCTGATCGGCCTGAAGGCTACAGTGTTTGATGGTTCCTACCACGACGTCGACTCCAACGAGATGGCGTTCAAGATCGCTGCCTCCATGGCAACCAAGCAGCTTGCCCAGAAGGGTGGCGGCAAGGTGCTCGAGCCGATCATGAAGGTGGAAGTGGTAACTCCTGAGGACTACATGGGTGACGTGATGGGTGACCTGAACCGTCGTCGTGGTCTGATCCAGGGTATGGAAGATTCGGTATCCGGTAAGGTTATCCGTGCCGAAGTTCCGCTGGGCGAGATGTTTGGTTACGCTACCGACGTTCGTTCCATGTCCCAGGGTCGCGCCAGCTACTCCATGGAATTCTCCAAGTACGCAGAAGCTCCGTCGAACATCGTCGAAGCTCTGGTTAAAAAACAAGGCTAA
- the tuf gene encoding elongation factor Tu: MAKEKFERNKPHVNVGTIGHVDHGKTTLTAALTRVCSEVFGSAKVDFDKIDSAPEEKARGITINTAHVEYDSNIRHYAHVDCPGHADYVKNMITGAAQMDGAILVCSAADGPMPQTREHILLSRQVGVPYIVVFLNKADMVDDAELLELVEMEVRDLLSTYDFPGDDTPIIIGSALMALNGEDTNELGTSAVKKLVETLDTYIPEPVRAIDKPFLMPIEDVFSISGRGTVVTGRVERGIVKVQEEIEIVGLRPTTKTTCTGVEMFRKLLDEGRAGENCGVLLRGTKRDEVERGQVLAKPGTIKPHTKFEAEVYVLSKEEGGRHTPFFKGYRPQFYFRTTDVTGSCELPEGVEMVMPGDNIKMVVTLIKPIAMEDGLRFAIREGGRTVGAGVVAKIIE, from the coding sequence GTGGCTAAGGAAAAATTCGAACGTAACAAACCGCACGTCAACGTTGGCACCATCGGTCACGTTGACCACGGTAAAACCACTCTGACCGCTGCTCTGACCCGCGTCTGCTCCGAAGTGTTCGGTTCGGCCAAGGTCGACTTCGACAAGATCGACAGCGCTCCGGAAGAAAAAGCTCGTGGTATCACCATCAACACCGCGCACGTAGAATACGACTCCAACATTCGTCACTACGCGCACGTTGACTGCCCGGGCCACGCCGACTACGTGAAGAACATGATCACCGGTGCTGCCCAGATGGACGGCGCGATCCTGGTCTGCTCGGCTGCCGACGGCCCCATGCCGCAAACCCGTGAGCACATCCTGCTGTCCCGTCAGGTAGGCGTACCGTACATCGTTGTCTTCCTGAACAAGGCTGATATGGTTGACGACGCTGAGCTGCTGGAACTGGTCGAGATGGAAGTTCGCGACCTGCTGAGCACCTACGACTTCCCGGGTGACGACACTCCGATCATCATCGGCTCCGCGCTGATGGCTCTGAATGGCGAAGACACCAACGAGCTGGGCACTTCTGCTGTCAAGAAGCTGGTCGAGACTCTGGATACCTACATTCCCGAGCCGGTTCGTGCCATCGACAAGCCGTTCCTGATGCCGATCGAAGACGTGTTCTCGATCTCCGGCCGCGGTACTGTAGTGACCGGTCGTGTTGAGCGCGGTATCGTCAAGGTCCAGGAAGAAATCGAAATCGTTGGTCTGCGTCCGACCACCAAAACCACCTGCACCGGCGTTGAGATGTTCCGCAAGCTGCTGGATGAGGGTCGTGCTGGTGAAAACTGCGGCGTGCTGCTGCGCGGCACCAAGCGTGATGAAGTCGAGCGTGGTCAGGTTCTGGCCAAGCCGGGCACCATCAAGCCGCACACCAAGTTCGAAGCAGAAGTCTACGTACTGTCCAAGGAAGAAGGTGGTCGTCACACCCCGTTCTTCAAGGGCTACCGTCCGCAGTTCTACTTCCGTACCACTGACGTAACCGGTTCGTGCGAACTGCCGGAAGGCGTTGAGATGGTAATGCCGGGCGACAACATCAAGATGGTTGTCACCCTGATCAAGCCGATCGCCATGGAAGACGGCCTGCGCTTCGCAATTCGCGAAGGCGGTCGTACCGTTGGTGCCGGCGTGGTTGCCAAGATCATCGAGTAA
- the rpsJ gene encoding 30S ribosomal protein S10, with product MQNQQIRIRLKAFDHRLIDQSTQEIVETAKRTGAQVRGPIPLPTRKERYTVLISPHVNKDARDQYEIRTHKRVLDIVQPTDKTVDALMKLDLAAGVEVQISLG from the coding sequence ATGCAAAACCAACAAATCCGTATTCGGTTGAAGGCTTTTGACCATCGCCTGATCGATCAATCTACCCAGGAAATCGTGGAAACCGCGAAACGTACTGGTGCTCAGGTGCGTGGTCCGATTCCTCTGCCTACTCGTAAGGAGCGGTATACCGTTCTGATCTCTCCGCACGTCAACAAAGACGCGCGTGATCAGTACGAAATCCGCACTCATAAGCGTGTTCTGGATATCGTCCAGCCGACGGATAAAACCGTTGACGCGCTGATGAAGCTCGACCTTGCGGCAGGCGTGGAAGTGCAGATCAGCCTCGGCTAA
- the rplC gene encoding 50S ribosomal protein L3, whose protein sequence is MTIGVVGRKCGMTRIFTEEGVSIPVTVIEIEPNRVTQFKNEESDGYRAVQVTVGERRASRVSKAQAGHFAKANVAAGRTVLEFRLEEGDYQAGDLINAEIFQAGQLVDVTGQSKGKGFAGTIKRWNFRGQDNTHGNSVSHRVPGSIGQCQTPGRVFKGKKMSGHMGAERVTVQSLEVVRVDAERNLLLVKGAVPGATGGDVIVRPAVKA, encoded by the coding sequence ATGACTATTGGTGTAGTCGGTCGTAAGTGCGGCATGACCCGCATTTTCACCGAAGAAGGTGTCTCCATTCCGGTCACGGTCATCGAGATCGAGCCGAATCGCGTCACCCAGTTCAAAAACGAGGAGTCCGATGGCTACCGCGCAGTGCAGGTCACTGTCGGTGAGCGTCGCGCCTCGCGCGTCAGCAAGGCTCAGGCCGGTCACTTCGCCAAGGCGAACGTCGCGGCAGGTCGTACCGTTCTGGAATTCCGTCTTGAAGAAGGCGACTACCAGGCCGGCGATCTGATCAACGCTGAAATTTTCCAAGCTGGTCAACTGGTGGATGTCACCGGTCAGTCCAAAGGTAAAGGCTTCGCCGGTACCATCAAGCGTTGGAACTTCCGCGGCCAGGACAACACTCACGGTAACTCCGTTTCTCACCGTGTACCGGGTTCCATTGGTCAGTGCCAGACCCCGGGTCGTGTATTCAAGGGCAAAAAGATGTCCGGTCATATGGGCGCTGAGCGCGTGACCGTACAGTCCCTGGAAGTCGTTCGCGTAGACGCCGAGCGTAACCTGCTGCTGGTCAAGGGCGCCGTTCCGGGCGCTACTGGCGGCGACGTTATCGTTCGTCCGGCTGTCAAGGCGTAA
- the rplD gene encoding 50S ribosomal protein L4, whose protein sequence is MQLNVNGAQAIEVSDATFGGEFNETLVHQAVVAYMAGGRQGTKGQKSRADVAGGGKRPWRQKGTGRARAGTTRGPIWRGGGVTFAASTRNHDQKLNKKMYRAAIRSILAELVRSDRLVVVEDFAVEAPKTKELLAKLNGLGLSDVLIVSDAVDQNLYLAARNLPHVDVRDVQGSDPVSLIAYEKVLVTVSAVKKFEELLG, encoded by the coding sequence ATGCAATTGAATGTAAATGGCGCTCAGGCGATTGAAGTGTCCGACGCGACCTTCGGTGGCGAGTTCAACGAGACCCTGGTTCACCAAGCAGTCGTGGCCTACATGGCTGGCGGTCGTCAAGGTACCAAAGGCCAGAAGTCCCGTGCCGATGTCGCTGGTGGCGGTAAGCGTCCATGGCGTCAGAAGGGCACTGGTCGTGCTCGTGCCGGTACCACTCGTGGCCCGATCTGGCGTGGCGGTGGTGTGACCTTCGCAGCGTCCACCCGTAACCATGATCAGAAGCTGAACAAGAAAATGTATCGCGCTGCGATCCGTTCGATTCTTGCTGAGCTGGTCCGTAGCGATCGTCTGGTAGTGGTTGAAGACTTCGCTGTCGAAGCTCCGAAAACCAAAGAACTGCTGGCCAAACTCAATGGTCTGGGCCTGAGTGACGTGCTGATCGTCTCCGACGCCGTTGATCAGAACCTGTACCTGGCTGCCCGCAACCTGCCGCACGTCGACGTACGTGACGTTCAGGGTTCCGATCCGGTCAGCCTGATCGCGTACGAAAAAGTGCTGGTCACTGTTTCGGCCGTGAAGAAATTCGAGGAGCTGCTGGGATGA
- the rplW gene encoding 50S ribosomal protein L23, with product MNQERVFKVLLGPHISEKATVLADKQGQFVFKVATDATKLEIKKAVESLFNVKVERVTTQNVLGKSKRTARGLGKRNDWKKAVISLQPGQDLDFTSSAE from the coding sequence ATGAACCAGGAACGCGTATTCAAAGTGCTGCTTGGCCCGCACATCTCCGAGAAGGCCACGGTTCTGGCTGACAAGCAAGGTCAGTTCGTTTTCAAAGTCGCTACCGATGCGACCAAGCTGGAAATCAAGAAGGCCGTCGAAAGCCTGTTCAACGTGAAGGTTGAGCGCGTGACTACCCAGAACGTTCTGGGCAAGAGCAAGCGCACCGCTCGCGGTCTGGGCAAGCGTAACGACTGGAAGAAGGCAGTTATCTCCCTTCAGCCGGGCCAAGATCTCGATTTCACCAGCAGTGCTGAGTAA
- the rplB gene encoding 50S ribosomal protein L2 translates to MAIVKCKPTSAGRRFVVKVVNQELHKGAPYAPLLEKKSKSGGRNNNGRITTRHIGGGHKQHYRLVDFRRNDKDGIPATVERVEYDPNRTAHIALLKYADGERRYIIAPKGVVAGDQLVAGNMAPIKPGNSLQLRNIPVGSTVHGIELKPGKGAQIARSAGASAQLIAREGAYVTLRLRSGEMRKVLAECRATLGEVSNSEHSLRSLGKAGAKRWRGVRPTVRGVAMNPVDHPHGGGEGRTSGGRHPVSPWGFPTKGAKTRANKRTDNMIVRRRK, encoded by the coding sequence ATGGCAATCGTTAAATGCAAACCGACTTCCGCTGGCCGCCGTTTTGTGGTCAAGGTGGTCAATCAGGAGCTGCACAAAGGCGCTCCGTACGCTCCGCTGCTCGAGAAGAAGTCGAAGTCCGGTGGTCGTAACAACAACGGCCGTATCACCACCCGTCATATCGGTGGTGGCCACAAGCAGCATTACCGTCTGGTCGACTTCCGTCGCAACGACAAGGATGGCATCCCTGCCACCGTCGAGCGCGTGGAATACGATCCGAACCGTACTGCTCACATCGCTCTGCTGAAGTATGCCGACGGTGAGCGTCGCTACATCATCGCCCCGAAAGGCGTTGTAGCTGGCGATCAACTGGTAGCCGGCAACATGGCGCCGATCAAGCCGGGCAACAGCCTGCAGCTGCGCAACATTCCGGTAGGTTCGACCGTTCACGGAATCGAGCTGAAGCCGGGCAAAGGCGCTCAGATCGCTCGTTCCGCTGGTGCTTCCGCTCAGCTGATCGCGCGTGAAGGTGCTTATGTGACTCTGCGTCTGCGCTCCGGCGAAATGCGCAAAGTCCTGGCTGAGTGCCGTGCGACCCTGGGCGAAGTCTCGAACTCCGAGCACAGCCTGCGTTCGCTGGGTAAGGCTGGTGCCAAGCGCTGGCGTGGCGTTCGTCCGACCGTTCGTGGTGTTGCCATGAACCCGGTTGATCACCCGCACGGTGGTGGTGAAGGTCGTACCTCCGGTGGTCGTCATCCGGTGTCGCCGTGGGGCTTCCCGACCAAGGGCGCGAAGACCCGTGCTAACAAGCGCACCGACAACATGATCGTCCGTCGTCGCAAGTAA
- the rpsS gene encoding 30S ribosomal protein S19 encodes MPRSLKKGPFIDLHLLKKVEAAVEKNDRKPVKTWSRRSMILPQMVGLTIAVHNGRQHVPVLVNEDMVGHKLGEFAGTRTYRGHVADKKGKR; translated from the coding sequence GTGCCACGTTCTCTGAAAAAAGGTCCTTTTATCGATCTTCACCTACTGAAGAAGGTCGAAGCGGCGGTGGAAAAGAACGATCGCAAGCCGGTTAAAACCTGGTCGCGTCGCTCCATGATCCTGCCGCAGATGGTCGGTCTGACCATCGCTGTGCATAACGGTCGTCAGCATGTCCCGGTCCTCGTGAACGAAGACATGGTCGGCCACAAACTGGGCGAATTTGCCGGCACCCGTACCTATCGTGGTCACGTTGCCGACAAGAAAGGCAAGCGTTAA
- the rplV gene encoding 50S ribosomal protein L22: MEVAAKLSGARISAQKARLVADQIRGKKVGEALNLLAFSSKKAAEIMKKVLESAVANAEHNEGADVDDLKVSTVFVNEGRSLKRIMPRAKGRADRIVKRSCHITVKVADK; encoded by the coding sequence ATGGAAGTAGCCGCTAAGTTGTCGGGCGCTCGCATCTCCGCCCAGAAAGCTCGCCTGGTCGCCGACCAGATCCGCGGGAAGAAGGTGGGCGAAGCGCTCAACCTGCTGGCTTTCAGCAGCAAGAAAGCCGCCGAGATCATGAAGAAAGTGCTGGAGTCGGCCGTTGCCAACGCCGAGCACAACGAAGGCGCAGACGTTGATGACCTTAAGGTCAGCACCGTTTTCGTCAACGAAGGGCGTTCGCTTAAGCGCATCATGCCGCGTGCCAAAGGCCGTGCTGATCGCATCGTCAAGCGGTCTTGCCATATCACTGTCAAGGTTGCGGACAAGTAA
- the rpsC gene encoding 30S ribosomal protein S3 produces the protein MGQKVHPVGIRLGIVKDHTSVWYADGRNYADYLNADLKVRAYLQDKLKSASVSRIDIARPAQTARITIHTARPGIVIGKKGEDVEKLRQDLTKQMGVPVHINIEEIRKPELDGMLVAQSVAQQLERRVMFRRAMKRAVQNAMRIGAKGIKIQVSGRLGGAEIARTEWYREGRVPLHTLRADIDYATYEAHTTYGVIGVKVWIFKGEVIGGRTEELKPQAPAPRKAAKK, from the coding sequence ATGGGTCAGAAAGTACATCCCGTTGGCATCCGCCTGGGAATCGTCAAGGATCACACCTCGGTCTGGTACGCAGATGGTCGCAATTACGCCGACTACCTGAATGCCGACCTGAAGGTTCGTGCATACCTGCAAGACAAACTAAAAAGCGCGTCCGTTAGCCGTATCGACATCGCTCGTCCGGCTCAAACCGCACGCATCACCATCCACACCGCTCGTCCCGGCATCGTGATCGGCAAGAAAGGTGAAGATGTTGAGAAGCTGCGTCAGGACCTGACCAAGCAAATGGGTGTGCCGGTGCACATCAACATCGAAGAGATCCGCAAGCCGGAACTCGACGGTATGCTGGTTGCGCAGAGCGTAGCTCAGCAGCTGGAGCGTCGCGTTATGTTCCGTCGCGCCATGAAGCGCGCTGTACAGAACGCCATGCGCATTGGTGCCAAGGGCATCAAGATCCAGGTGAGCGGTCGTCTTGGCGGCGCTGAAATTGCCCGTACCGAGTGGTATCGCGAAGGTCGTGTGCCTCTGCACACCCTGCGTGCCGATATCGATTACGCCACCTACGAAGCGCACACCACTTACGGTGTGATCGGCGTCAAGGTTTGGATCTTCAAGGGTGAGGTCATTGGTGGCCGCACTGAAGAGCTGAAGCCGCAAGCGCCCGCTCCTCGTAAAGCTGCTAAGAAATAA
- the rplP gene encoding 50S ribosomal protein L16 translates to MLQPKRTKFRKQMTGHNRGLAQRGSKVSFGEFALKSVARGRLTARQIESARRALTRHVKRGGKIWIRVFPDKPVTKKPLEVRMGKGKGGVEYWVAQIQPGKVLYEIEGVSEELAREAFALAAAKLPLATTFVKRTVM, encoded by the coding sequence ATGTTGCAACCAAAGCGTACGAAGTTCCGCAAGCAGATGACCGGCCACAACCGTGGTCTGGCTCAGCGCGGTAGCAAGGTCAGCTTCGGCGAATTCGCGCTGAAGTCTGTCGCCCGCGGTCGTCTCACCGCTCGTCAGATCGAGTCCGCTCGTCGTGCTCTGACCCGTCACGTTAAGCGTGGCGGCAAGATCTGGATCCGCGTCTTCCCGGACAAGCCGGTTACCAAGAAGCCTCTCGAAGTGCGTATGGGTAAAGGTAAGGGTGGCGTTGAATACTGGGTAGCCCAGATCCAGCCAGGCAAGGTCCTGTACGAGATCGAAGGCGTATCCGAAGAGCTGGCGCGCGAGGCATTCGCCCTGGCTGCTGCAAAGCTGCCGCTCGCCACCACCTTTGTTAAGCGGACGGTGATGTGA
- the rpmC gene encoding 50S ribosomal protein L29, protein MKATELREKSAQQLNEQLLELLRDQFNLRMQKATGQLGQSHLLSQVKRDIARVKTVLSQQAGK, encoded by the coding sequence ATGAAAGCGACCGAACTTCGTGAAAAAAGCGCACAACAGCTGAACGAGCAACTGCTCGAGCTGCTGCGCGACCAGTTCAATCTGCGTATGCAGAAGGCAACTGGCCAGCTGGGGCAGTCGCACCTGCTCTCGCAAGTGAAGCGCGACATCGCTCGCGTCAAGACTGTCCTCAGCCAGCAGGCAGGTAAGTGA
- the rpsQ gene encoding 30S ribosomal protein S17: MAEVEKTVRTLTGRVVSDKMDKTITVLIERRVKHPIYGKYVKRSTKLHAHDESNQCKIGDKVSIRETRPQSKTKSWALVEVVERAVDV; the protein is encoded by the coding sequence ATGGCCGAAGTTGAAAAAACAGTCCGTACGCTGACCGGCCGTGTTGTCAGCGACAAGATGGACAAGACCATCACCGTTCTGATCGAGCGTCGCGTCAAGCACCCGATCTACGGTAAATACGTCAAGCGTTCGACCAAACTGCACGCTCACGACGAAAGCAACCAGTGCAAGATCGGCGACAAGGTTTCCATTCGCGAAACCCGTCCGCAGTCCAAGACCAAGTCCTGGGCTCTGGTTGAAGTCGTTGAACGCGCCGTTGACGTCTAA
- the rplN gene encoding 50S ribosomal protein L14 yields MIQTQSMLDVADNSGARRVMCIKVLGGSHRRYAGIGDIIKVTVKEAIPRGKVKKGQVMTAVVVRTRHGVRRADGSIIRFDGNAAVLLNNKQEPIGTRIFGPVTRELRSEKFMKIVSLAPEVL; encoded by the coding sequence ATGATTCAGACTCAATCCATGCTCGATGTGGCTGACAACAGTGGTGCACGTCGCGTTATGTGCATCAAGGTGCTGGGCGGCTCGCATCGTCGCTACGCCGGCATCGGCGACATCATCAAGGTCACCGTCAAGGAAGCAATTCCGCGCGGCAAAGTGAAGAAAGGTCAGGTCATGACCGCAGTGGTTGTTCGTACCCGTCACGGCGTTCGCCGTGCCGACGGTTCGATCATCCGCTTCGACGGCAACGCTGCTGTTCTGCTGAACAACAAGCAAGAGCCGATCGGTACCCGTATCTTCGGGCCAGTGACCCGTGAACTGCGTTCCGAGAAGTTCATGAAGATCGTCTCGCTCGCCCCTGAAGTGCTTTAA
- the rplX gene encoding 50S ribosomal protein L24 yields the protein MQKIRRDDEIIVIAGKDKGKRGKVLKVLADDRLVVGGINLVKRHTKPNPMSGVQGGIVEKEAPLHASNVAIFNSETNKADRVGFKVEDGKKIRVFKSTQKPVGA from the coding sequence ATGCAAAAGATTCGTCGTGACGACGAGATCATCGTGATCGCCGGTAAAGACAAAGGTAAGCGCGGTAAGGTGCTCAAGGTTCTCGCTGACGACCGTCTGGTCGTCGGTGGCATCAACCTGGTGAAGCGTCATACCAAGCCGAACCCGATGTCGGGCGTTCAAGGCGGTATCGTCGAGAAAGAAGCGCCACTGCACGCTTCCAACGTTGCCATCTTCAACAGCGAAACCAACAAGGCTGACCGCGTTGGCTTCAAAGTCGAAGACGGCAAGAAAATTCGTGTCTTCAAGTCCACCCAGAAGCCGGTTGGCGCTTGA
- the rplE gene encoding 50S ribosomal protein L5 — protein MARLKEIYRKEIAPKLKEELKLANVMEVPRITKITLNMGLGEAIGDKKVIENAVADLEKITGQKVVVTHARKSIAGFKVREGWPIGVKVTLRRERMYEFLDRLLSISLPRVRDFRGLNAKSFDGRGNYSMGVKEQIIFPEIDYDKIDALRGLDITLTTTARNDDEGRALLRAFNFPFRN, from the coding sequence ATGGCACGACTGAAAGAGATTTACCGGAAGGAAATCGCGCCCAAGCTGAAGGAAGAACTGAAGCTGGCCAACGTGATGGAAGTTCCGCGCATCACCAAGATCACCCTGAACATGGGCCTGGGCGAAGCGATCGGTGACAAGAAAGTCATCGAGAACGCCGTTGCCGACCTCGAGAAGATCACCGGTCAGAAAGTCGTTGTGACTCATGCCCGCAAGTCGATCGCAGGTTTCAAGGTTCGTGAAGGTTGGCCGATTGGCGTCAAGGTCACTCTGCGTCGCGAGCGTATGTATGAGTTCCTGGATCGTCTGCTGTCCATCTCCCTGCCGCGCGTGCGTGACTTCCGCGGCCTGAATGCCAAGTCCTTCGATGGTCGTGGCAACTACAGCATGGGCGTGAAAGAGCAGATCATCTTCCCGGAAATCGATTACGACAAAATCGATGCGCTGCGTGGTCTGGACATCACCCTGACTACCACTGCCCGTAACGATGATGAAGGCCGCGCTCTGCTGCGTGCTTTCAACTTCCCGTTCCGCAACTGA
- the rpsN gene encoding 30S ribosomal protein S14, producing MAKTSMKNRELKRQQTVAKYAKKRAELKAIIANPNSTPEARWEAQVALQKQPRDASASRLRNRCRITGRPHGVYRKFGLSRNKLREAAMRGDVPGLVKASW from the coding sequence ATGGCCAAGACAAGCATGAAGAACCGCGAGCTGAAGCGTCAGCAAACGGTTGCCAAGTACGCCAAGAAGCGTGCCGAGCTGAAAGCGATCATCGCCAACCCGAACTCCACTCCGGAAGCTCGTTGGGAAGCTCAGGTCGCTCTGCAGAAGCAGCCGCGTGACGCCAGCGCCTCGCGCCTGCGTAACCGCTGCCGCATCACCGGCCGTCCGCACGGCGTTTACCGCAAGTTCGGTCTGTCGCGTAACAAGCTGCGCGAAGCCGCCATGCGCGGTGACGTACCGGGCCTGGTGAAAGCTAGCTGGTAA
- the rpsH gene encoding 30S ribosomal protein S8: MSMQDPLADMLTRIRNAQMAEKSVVSMPSSTLKVAVAKVLKDEGYIAGYEVNGEAKPQLSIELKYFEGRPVIEEVKRVSRPGLRQYKSVDDLPKVRGGLGVSIVSTNKGVMTDRAARAAGVGGEVLCTVF, translated from the coding sequence ATGAGTATGCAGGACCCGTTAGCGGACATGCTAACTCGTATCCGTAATGCCCAGATGGCTGAAAAGTCCGTCGTAAGCATGCCTTCTTCCACTCTGAAGGTGGCTGTAGCCAAGGTTCTCAAAGACGAAGGTTACATTGCGGGTTATGAAGTCAATGGCGAAGCCAAGCCACAACTGTCCATCGAGCTGAAGTACTTCGAAGGCCGTCCGGTCATCGAGGAAGTCAAGCGCGTGAGCCGTCCAGGCCTTCGTCAGTACAAATCCGTCGATGACCTGCCGAAGGTACGCGGCGGTCTCGGTGTTTCCATCGTCTCCACCAACAAAGGTGTGATGACGGATCGCGCTGCGCGCGCTGCCGGTGTCGGCGGCGAAGTGCTTTGCACCGTGTTCTAA